The Sphaerisporangium siamense genome includes the window CCGGCGCGATCCTGCGCTCGTTCGGCCGCGAGTACGACGCGGACTCCAATGTGATCTTCAGCACCTCGGCAGAGGGGTTCGTCACCACGCGGGAGTACGACCCGACGGGACTGCTGACCAGGCTGGTCGAGCCGGTATCGGCCTCCGAGCAGATCACCACGACCTACGGATACGACGCGACGGGCGCCCTGACGCGCACCACGGACGGCCGTGGCAACACGGTGCGGACGACCTACAACACCCTCGGTTTCATCGAGTCCGTCGTCGAACCGGAGACCTCGGCGTACCCGGATCTGCAGGACCGCACGTGGACGAACGTGTACGACATCGCGGGCAACGAGGTGGCCACCCTGCAACCGGGCGGGGTGCGGATCGACCGCGAATTCGACCGGCTCGGCAGAGTGGTGCGGGAGACGGGGTCCGGCGCGCCGGTGGCGACTCCTGAGCGTGTGTACGGATACGACCTCGCCGGACGTCTTACCGCGGTTGGCGACTACACCCTTGAATACAACGATCGCGATCATCTGACGAAGGTCTCCAAACCGAGCGGCCAGGTCGCGGCCTTCGCCTATGACGCGCTGGGCAACCCGACCCAGCGAGTGGACGCCACCGGAACCGCCGCCTTCACGTGGGACGGCAACGACCGCCTGGCGACCGCGGCGGATCCCGTCTCGGGCAGGAGCTTCACCTACGGCTACGACGACGCGGACCGGCTCACGTCCCTCATCTCGGCCAGTCCGGCCACCACACAGACCTTCGGCTATGACGGCTTGGACCGGCTGAAGACCCACGCGCTGAAGAACAGCGCCGGAACCGAGCTCGCCAAGATCACATACGGCTGGGACAAGGACGACCACCTCACCTCGAAGACCACCACCGGAACCGCGGGGGCAGGCGCCAACACCTATGGGTACGACCGAGCCGGCCGGCTGACATCATGGACGGCCCCGGGGGGTGCGACGACCCCCTATACCTGGGACGCCTCTGGGAACCGCACGCGCGCGGGGACTCAGGACTTCCTCTACGACCAGCGCAACCGGCTGCTGTCAGGCGCGGGGACCACGTACGCCTATTCCGCGCGGGGCACCCTCGACAGCGAGACGACGAGCGCGGGGACGCGCACTCTGGTGTTCGACGCTTTCGACCGGATGGTCAGCGACGGGGACGCCACCTACTCCTACGATGCCCTGGGCCGTCTGGCCTCGCGGGTGAAAGGCGGGACGGAGCAGCGGTTCGTATATTCGGGGCTCGCGAACGACGTCGCCCAGATCACTGACGGGGCGGGCGTCGTTCAGGCGAAGTACGGGCGCGATCCCTTCGGCGCGCTGATCAGCGTGCACGAGGGAGGGCAGGCGGCCGGTGTGATGTCGGACGTCCACGACGACGTCGTCGCCACCTTCTCCGGTACGGCCTTGGTCGATTCCGTCGCCTATAGCCCCTTCGGCGAGGTCACCCATCGCGTGGGGAGCCCGCGAGCGCTCGGTTATCAGGGAGAGTACACCGACCCTGATACCGGCAAGATCAACATGCACGCTCGTTGGTACCTCCCTGGCACCGGTGGTTTCGCCTCGCGTGACTCCGTGACCCTGAACCCCGACCCGTCGAGCAACCTCAACCGGTATCCCTACGTCAACGGCGACCCGTTGGGCGACACCGACTCCTCCGGCAACTTCCCAGACAAAGGTTCGGGCCCCAAGGGGCCTCCGGTGCAGATGCCGGTGGGTGCCTATGCCAAGACCAACAAGGAACTCCGGCAGATCCATGAGAGGGGTCGCCGCTACGACCGTGAACAGTTGGACAAGCAGAGGGAGCGGGAGAAGAGCTACAAACGGTACAAGAAGCGGAAGAGAGACGAGCGTAGCGGCGACTCCGTCCAGGACGAGAAGAAGCAGATGCGCAACCGGCGCAAGCCGCCGGCGAACGACCGGGATCGCACTACCGCCGAGAAGCGGGAGATGCGGAACCATAAGAAGCCTCCGCCCAATAGGAGGACCAAGCGGCAGGACGAGACCAGAAAGGTCAAGGCGCCGCGCTCCGGATCGCGCAACAATCCGAAGAGTGTGAAGAACCCGCCGGCTACCAAGAAGACCAAGGGCAACTGCACAGGGACGAAGTGTCCTAAGAACAGCAAATCAGAGAAGAATACCGATAAGGCGGGGCAGTTCTGCCAGAAGGCCGGGAACGCCAAGAAACCGCAGTGTAAGAACAACGCCAACCATGAGTACGGCGGCGGCAAGAAGCCGAAGCCGAAGAAGTCGAAGGAAGAACGTTACGACGATATCGACAACCTGCCGGACCTGTGCCGCACGAACGCGTGCCGTAACAGCGTCACGCCGATCAGCCCCAAGGGCGGCAAGCGCGATGTCGTCGACGACATCGAGGACCTCATAGACCTGGTCGACCCCACGACCCAGCCCGATGACATCGTCGACCAGATCATCGACGACGCCGCTCCCGACCTACCTTCCGGCATTCCGCCGGGCGGCGGCGAAAGCTGTAACCCGAACAGCTTCGTCAGCGGGACCCTCGTCCTGATGGCGGACGGCTCTCGTAAGCGGATCGAGGACGTCAAGGTCGGGGATCGCGTCCTGGCCACCGACCCCGAGGCCGGGGTGACCGACGCCAAACCGGTCGTCACGCTGATCACCGGCGAGGGGACCAAACGCCTAGTGCGTATCACCGTCGATATCGACGGCGACAGGGGCGCCGCGACCGACACCCTCACCGCCACCGACGGCCACCCCTTCTGGGTGCCGAAGCTCCGCAAGTGGCTGACCGCTGGCGAACTCAAGCCCGGCATGTGGCTCCAAACCAGCGCCGGCACTTGGGTCCAGATCACCTCCGTCAAGGTCTCGACTACGCACCGGCGCGTCCACAACCTCACCGTCAGCGGGCTGCACACCTATCATGTAGTGGTAGGCGGTCGAGCCGTCCTTGTTCACAATGACGATCCGCTTACCGATGAAGAGTGTTTCGCGCTTGCCGATCGGGCGAGAGACGAAGAGCGGGAAAGAATGTCCAAAACCCAACGTCGCAAACATGTGATGCTCGTGGGTGTGGTCGATTGTGTGACCGGACGAGTCGTGGTAGGGAAGAAGCGGTCGGGTGCCGGTGATTTCTGTGCAGAGGATGTCGGCCGAGATGATGCGGTATCGAATGGATCCGATCCGCGGAATCTCCGATACGGTCACCCCGGGCATCCGGACTCGATGAAAGACGCTGACTTCTGCGATAGATGCCGGAGTCGAATCGATCCGAGCCAGGTGCCTCCTGATCGAAGGTGGTAACGTGCGAGCGGGGCGGTGAGGAGGAACCGATGAAGTGGGTATGGAGGGAACTCGCCGTGCTCAACGGTGACGGCTCTGCCGTACCTGCACTCCTCTCCGCCCTGCTCAACGGGACGCACGCCGAACGGGAGGATGCCTTTCGTGCGCTATGCACGCGTGTGGTGAATCAGGGGGATCTATATTCCTCTGCCGCTGCCGCCACGGATGTCATCCTGCAAGAGTTGAGCACTAATTCGGAGATCACAGAGAACGCCTGGTTGTTGCTACACGAGATATTTCGCGGCGCCTCATACGGAAGAACCGTGTCGATCGAAGGCTGTGAGTGGGATATCGAGGATTACTGTCGATCTCGCATCCTGCACAGTGTCGAGCTGATCGATGCCTCGCTGGCGGACATGTCTGATGAAGCGTATACCTATGCGATGCTCCTTCTTGGCAGCATGGGCGAGATCACCAGGGTGACCGTGCCCATACTGGAGCGGGAAGCTGCGACATCCAAGGGAAGGCGGCGCGGCGCGGCGTGCGACGCCCTTGAAGTCGCTGAAGAGCTCTGGGCTGAGAATCACGAAGACTCTGGTGGCCATTAGACGCCGATATGTAGTTTTCGAGAACAGTCAAGAGTGCAGGGACAGACCCTTGAGAGTTTTGTCGACAAGATTGCGGGGGCCGTAGAGGGCTAGGCCTACCAAGGGGAGGGAGTCGGCGGGGTGGGCTTGGACGGTGGCGCGGTTGGCGGTGTCGTGGGCTGTTTTGAACATGTCTTTTATGTAGAGGGCTGTGGGGATCTTTCGGGTTAGGGCCTGGGCGTGGGTGCGGGTCAGGGCTTCGGGGGTGGCGGCGTAGATGAGGATGGGCTGGCGGATCATGGGGAGGTAGGTGTTGTCGTCGGCGTCCTTGTAGGGCTCGCCGATGATGTCTTCGGTGCTCGCGGCTATGGCGCCGGCCAGGAAGGCCGTCACGTTCAGCTTCTGCCAGGTGGCCAGGTCCTCTCGGACGATGATGGCGATCTTGGTGTCGAAACGCATGGGGGTCAGCGTGTCGCCGCGGGCGGGGGACGGTCTTGTACGGAGGTGCGCAGGGGTGGTGTGTCCTCGGGCGCGCCCGCTTTCACCAGCCTGGCCGCGGCCCTTCGCTGAGCGTGCTCGCCGTGGTCCGTCGCAGCTCGTTCGCTCCTTCGCCGAGTCGGTCGTACTCCTGTTCTCCGCTTGTCCGGGTTGGCTGTACGGAGTCAGCACAATGGGGTGATGGGGGACTGGGTTCGGTACTGGCGGGCGGGGGATCGGGCGGTGGAGGCGATGCATGCGCATTTCGTGAGGCACGTTTATCACCGGCACAGTCATGAGACGTACTCGTTCGGGTTCACCGAGGAGGGGGCGCAGAGTTTCACGTGCCGGGGGGCGGCGCATACGAGTGCGGCCGGCATGGTGATGGTGTTCAATCCGGATGATCCGCATGACGGGCACGCGACGGATGAGGCCGGGTTCACCTATCGGATGGTGCATATCGGGCCGGAGCTTGTGGCGGATGTCCTGCGGGAGGCCGCTGGGCGGCGGGTCGGGTTGCCGTTGTTCGCCGAGCCGGTGATGCCGGTTCCGGGGATGGCGGGCAGGTTGCGGTTGTTGCATCAGGCGTTGGTGGGCGGGGGCGCGTCGGTGTTGCGGCGGGACGAGTTACTGGACGGCGTGGTGGCGGGGATGGCGCGGCATGCGCGGGTCCAGGGATGGCGTGGGGGTGATGGGGCCGCTGGGGAGGCCGACGCGGGGACGGCACGGGTCGTTCGGGAAATGGTGCATTACACGGAGGACCACGGTGTCTCCGCCGGTGACCTGGCGGCGGCGGTGGGACGCAGTCGGTTCGCGGTGTACCGGTCGTTCCGGGCCGTTTATGGGATGGCGCCGAGTGACTATCAGCGGCAGGTCCGGTTGCGGGCGGCGCGGCGGTTGCTGGTTCAGGGGCGGCCGCTCGCGGAGGTGGCCGCCGAGACCGGATTCACCGATCAGAGTCATCTGACCCGGTGGTTCACCCGGTATTTCGGTGTGACTCCTGGCGCCTACCGCCGCGCCGCCGCTTCGCCATGAGTCCACGTACGTGGTCGTTTCCCGCCTCGGGGTTCTCTACCCTCGTCCAGGCTTCCGGTCGGTCGCCGTAATGGGCGCCGGATTCGCCGCCCCACGACTCGCCGCGTCGGCGCCAGGACAAGCTGTCTACTCGGGGCGGACGTGGTCCGTGGCCGAGGACTGGCCGCGTTGACGTGTGGGAGAGCTTTCCTCGGCGGCGACTCGCCGCGTCGGCGCCAGGACAAGTCCACTCCTCAGTGGGGGGGTTCCGTGTCCGAGGATCGGCGGCTTTGACGCGTGGAGAAGCTTCGCTCGGTGAGTTGCCCCGTGTCGGGCGGCCCGCCGTGTTGGCTTGGGGTAGGTCTCCTCGTCGGTGGGGGTGTGTCTGGTGGGGCTGGGTGGGGGCTGTTACTTGGTTATGACGATCATGGTGCCTATGGGGATCTTGCTGAGGGCTGTCAGGCCGGCGGGGGGGATGCGGATGCAGCCGTGGCTTATTGCCTTGCCGAAGACGGATTTGTCGGGCCAGCCGTGGATGCCTATGGTGCCGGGGCCGCCGTCGTAGGTCTGGAGTTTCTCCGAGTGCATGCCGAGGGGGAGGATCACGGGGCTGTAGTCGACGTCCGAGGGGGAGAGGGTGGCGAGCAGGAACGTGCGGCCGACGGGGGTGGGGGTGTCCTCGGTGCCGATGCCGACGGTCCACGAGCCGTTCTCCTGGCCGTCCTTCAGCAGGGTGAGGCGGCGGGTGGTCAGGTTGATGTGCACCTGGTAGGGGCTGCGGCTCTGCTTGGTCTTGCCGTCGCCGGTGTGGATCCAGCCGGTGGAGCCGTTGGGGCGGCTGGGCAGCAGCACCCGCACCCATTGCGGGCGTGACTCGATCACCGGGAGCCAGGTGGGGTCGTCCAGCTGGGTGGCGGGCAGCACGCCGATCGCCGGGCCGCCGGGCTCGGCGTACACGATCTTGGACGTCGTCGGGTGGACGAGGAGCCCGTCCCCGGCGGCGTCGGGGCGCGGGTCGGGTTGCGCCTTGGGGATCTTCGTCCACGTGGTCGAGCGGGGGAGCGCGGCGCGTTGGGCGGCCGTGAGCTTGACCGGGACGGCGGCCGGGGCGGGCGGCGCCGCGGTGACCTCGCGGTCGACCTTCCTGTTGGTGAGGAACACCAGCAGGACGAGGCCGAGCAGGGCCGTGGTGGCGACGGCGATGATCGTGAGGATGGAGCGCACGGATCGACGGCGAACGTACATGGGAACTCCCGGGAAGGCTGGCTCCTGTTGAGGTTCGGCGGCGGTTTCCGGAGTGGCCCGTGGCGTGGCGCGCGGGCTGGGGGCCCGCCCGTGGAGTGGGCGGGCCCCGGCGCCCGGCGCAGGTGGATCAACCGGTCACGGCGAAGTGGCGGACCGGCTTGTGGTACTGCTTCTTGTGGTAGTGCTTCTGCGGCTTGTAGTGCTCGTGGTGCTCGGGCACCCAGCGGTGGTGACGGCTGTCCCAGTGCGAGTGGTGGCCGCCGCCGTGGTCGGAGAAGCCCTCGATGAAGCGGCGGATGCCCCTGTCGATCACGATCACGTTGTCGTCCCGCTTGTGCCACTTGTCGCAGAGCCTGCGGAGCTCGTGCAACCTCCTGTGGTGCCGGGACGATCCGTCGAGGCCATCGTGGTCGTGGTCGCGGTGGTGGAACCGACGGCAGATGTGGTCGAGGTCGTCGTGGTGGCGGTCGTGGACGACCGCGTTGTCGTCGTTCTCGTCATCCCAGGACTTGTCGTCGTCCTTGTCGTCTTCCTTCTTCTTGCCGTCCTCCTTACCGTCGTCCTTCTTGCCGTCCTCCTTCTTCTCCTCTTCGACGCGCTGGACCAGCACCGGCGAGGTGCTGGGGTCGAAGGAGGCGTTGCCCTGGTAGAAGGCGGTGATGTTGTGGCTGCCGTCGTCCAGGCTGGAGGTCGACAGGGTCGCCTGTCCCGAGGCCTCCAGCTGGGCGCTTCCGAGTTCGCGTGAGCCGTTGCGGAAGATGACCGTGCCGGTGGGCAGGATGTGGGTGCCGGTCGCGCGGACCGTGGCGGTGAAGGTGACCGAGTGGCCCTTCTTGGACGGGTTCTGCGACGACGTCAGCGTGGCGCTGGTGGCGATCTGCCGGCGAACGGTGACGACGAAGCCCGTCTTCACGGGAGCGGACGGAAGCAGGGACGCTGCCTTCGCGCCTTGCGGCGCCTGGATCGCGTACGCGCTGCCGGGAGTGGCGGCGAGCACGCCGACCGCGAGAGCGCCCGTGAGAGCTGCGGTCAGCCATGAACGACCGACATTACGTTGGAGAGACCGTGAGTGACCGACGTCTTTCATAAAGCGGTCCTTTTCTTTTTGCAGTTCAAAGTAAAGGAGCACCTCGATGCTGGCGCACCTGCATGACCGACCCTACTCATGGTCGACCTCGATACCGTTGTCCGACATGCGGGAGATTCGCGCGAGCGGCGACTTAATTGCAAAAATTAGAAGGTCGCTACGCAGTCATTTATGCCGATAAATCGGGTGGGCCTGCGGGTGGCGGCGCGGGCGGGAAGCCTTGCCGCGCCGGGAAAACCGCACGTACGAAGATCGGTTTCGGCGTGGCGCGCGGAACGGCGCGCGCCCGGGAAATATTTTCTGGGACGGCGTGTCGTGCGCCGCTGTGTCATTCTTTGGCGGGCCTCGCGGCGTTGTTCCGGCAACCGCCGCCGACGTCGATGATCAAGAGTAATTGACGCCGTATATGGTCTATGTCGGCTATTCTCGAATTCAAGGTGATCTGTAGGGATTCGGTGGGTGCGGCGGCGCCTCGGGGGTGTGGGCGGGACGCCGGAAGGCGCGGGGATAGGGTTCCGGCATGTTCGCCGTAACCTGCACAGCCACCGACCCTGACAACCCCCTCGCCGGGCTCACCCTCGGCGAGCGTCCCGAGCCCGAGGTCCCCGACGGGTGGACCACGGTCACCGTCAGGGCCGCCGCGCTCAACCACCACGACGTCTGGACGCTCAAGGGCGTCGGCATCCGCCAGGACCGCCTGCCCATCGTGCTCGGCTGCGACGCCGCAGGGGTGGACGAGGACGGCAACGAGGTCATCGTCCACGCGGTGATCGGCACGCCGGTGAACGGGGACGAGACGCTGGACCCGAAGCGGTCGCTGCTCTCCGAGGTCCACGACGGCACCTTCGCGGACAAGGTGGCGGTGCCGCGCCGCAACCTCGTGCCGAAGCCGGCGGCGCTGTCGTTCGAGGAGGCGGCCTGCCTGCCCACGGCGTGGCTGACGGCCTACCGGATGCTGTTCGACAAGTCCGGCCTCCAGCCGGGGTCCACCGTGCTGGTGCAGGGGGCGGGAGGCGGGGTGGCCACCGCGCTCATCGCGCTCGGCCGGGCCGGCGGCTATCGGGTCTGGGTCACGAGCCGCTCGGAGGAGAAGCGGGCGCGGGCCGTGGAGCTCGGCGCCGACCAGGTGTTCCCCACGGGGGCGCGGCTGCCCGAGCGCGTGGACGCCGTGATGGAGACCGTCGGCCAGGCCACCTGGGACCACTCGCTGAAGTCGCTGCGCCCCGGCGGGCGGGTCGTCGTCTCGGGCGCGACGAGCGGCGCGGTGCCTTCGGCCGACCTGAACCGGGTCTTCTTCCTCCAGCTCTCGGTGGTCGGCTCCACCATGGGGACGCGGGACCAGCTCGGGCGGCTCGCCACGTTCCTGGAGCAGACGGGGGTGCGACCCCTCGTGGACCGCGTGCTGCCGCTGACGCGGGCGCGGGAGGGCTTCGCGGCCATGGAGGAGGGCGAGGTATTCGGGAAGATCGTCTTCACCGGGACGGCCGGGGCCTGACGGCGTCCGGTACGCCAAGGGGCGCCCTACGGAATGGCCCCGGGCGGCACGTCAGGGGAACCTGGCGCGCCGCACGGGGCCGCATATGAACAACCGGTCGCCGTACGGCGGGGACCGACTTGTGGGATCGGGTTCTTGTTCACGCGGGTGATGCCCGACGAACCGTCACCGGTCACCCACCGTAGAGGGGTCCCGGGGGTGAGGTCTCGCTCTTCACCGTTTCGACACCGAATGGACGGTGACATGGATACCGTCGCGGAAGCCGGGCGTCGCGGCGCAGGACGGGGCGGTGGGAGACGGGGCGCGCCTGGCCCGGGTGCGCCGCGCGGGCGGCCGGGACGGCACGGGAAGCGGCTCGGGCGGGCCCGGGCGCAGCAGGGGCGGGCGGAACCCGTACAGGAGCATCATCGCAGCGCGGAGCGGATCCGGCCGGCGGCCTCGTAGAGGGCGTCCTGGGCGGTGGCCAGGGCCTCCTCGGTCACCGACGCCGCGGCGGCCGCGCCGCGGATCTCCTCGACGAAGTCGGCGAGCATGCGCCCGAGCTCGGCGTCATGGTCGGGCGAGCCCTGCCCGCCCCAGGTGCCGCGCCACGCGCCGCGCAGCCAGTCCTGCTTCCAGCGCTGCGACTCTTCCTTCCAGGCGCGCTTCTGGCGTTCGAACTCCTGCTTGTGCTCCTGCCAGGCGTGCTTCTGCTCGCGCCAGGCGCGCCGGTAGTCCTCGCGGGCCGTGCGCAGGTCGTCCTTGGACCGGCGCTCGTCCTCCCGGCTGCCCTGCTGCCGCACCTCCCTGGCCATCTGGGTCAGCTCGTCGCGCAGGGAGCGGACGGTGTCGCGCACGTCCTCCTTGACCTCGCGGGCGATGTCGCGGATGGACTCGGAGATCTCCTGTTCGAGGTCGGCGAGCTCGTCCATGCGCGCCTCCAGCTCGGCGCGCCCCTTGTCGGTGATCGTGAAGACCTTCTTGCCCTCGACGACCTCGTGGGTGACGAGGCCCTCCTCTTCGAGGCGGGCGAGCCGGGGGTAGATCGTGCCGGGGGAGGGGGAGTAGACGCCGAGGAAGCGGTCCTGCAGGAGGCGGATCACCTCGTACCCGTGCCTGGGACTCTCCTCCAGGAGCTTCAGCAGGTACAGGCGCAGGCGTCCGTGGGCGAAAACCGGACTCACTTGTCTCTCCTCAGAAGGGTCACATCGGCGGAAACCGTGTTGGCCGACACCGACGCCATGCCTCCGCCGAGCCGGCCGCTCATCGACTTCATCCCCAGGCGCCCCGTGGTGGTCAGCCCCGGGAACGCGCTGCTCAGGCGGCCCGAGGTGGAGCGCATCGTCACGTCGGTCTCGACCCCCTGGGGCAGGCGGACGACGATGGCGCCGGACACGCTGTTCAGCGAGACGTGGCCGGTGGGCGGCAGCTCCAGGTCCGCGGTGATGCGGCCGGACACGGTCTTGGCGCGCAGGCGGCGCGGGGTGCCCCCGGCGACGACCAGCTCGCCGGCGACGCTGGTGAACGACAGGTCCCCGGACATGCCGCGGCTCTCGACGGCCCCGGAGACGGTCTCGGCGTCGATGTCGCCGCTCACCCCGTCGAGGACGATGTCGCCGGAGACGCTCTTCACGCTGGTGCGGTTCTCGAAGCCGGTGACCAGCGCGGAGGCGGAGATCACGCCCGCCTGCACCGGGCAGTCCTTCGGCACCGTGAGCGTGACCGTGGTGCTGGGACGGCCGGAGCGCAGCCAGCCGAGGATGCCGTCCCAGGTGAGGTCCTTGTACGCCACGGTCAGGCGGCCGGTCTCGTCCCGCTCCACCAGCAGCGGCGGCGTGTCGATGTCGCCGACCTCCAGGGTGGGCGGGCCGTCGCTGGCGAGGACGGCCAGGCGCCCGGCGACGATGCGCACGCTGAGCGCGCTCACCGCGTCGAAGGTCAGTTTCTCAGGCTTGTCGATGGTCCACGTGGACATGGCCGCCCCGCTGGTCGATGGTCCCGAATGGCTCTCACAAGACACGATATATCTCGTACACCGAAAGTCAAGATGTATCGCGTATCGCGTCCCGGGGCGGGGGCGTCGGGCCGTGCCGGTCGTCGTCAGTCCTCGTCCTCGTCGTCCAGCCGGGCGAGCCAGGTCGCCAGGCGCTCGACCGGCGTCTCGAACTCGGGGTTCAGGTCGACGAACTCGCGCAGCCGCTCGGCCAGCCAGAGCATGCCGACCTCCTCGTCGCCGCGCCGCTGGACGAGCTCTTCGATGCCCCTGTCGGTGAAGTACATCGCAACTCCAGGACATGACCGGAAATATCCGGATAAACGGGGAAGTCCCCCGCGGCGCTGCCGCCCGCGGGGGACTTCCTCTGACAAAACCAGGGGAGACCGGCCCCGGTCACCCGGGGCCCGATCGTCAGCCCAGGCTCTCGGCGATGATGTGCTCCAGCTCGGCGTCGTGCGCGGCGTGCGAGCCCACCGCGGGCGAGGAGTTCGCCGGACGGGAGACCCGCCGCAGGCCGCGGCCCCCGAGCAGACCCGGGTCCTCGGTGATCTTGAGCGTGAGGTACGGCCACGGCCCCATGTTGAGCGGCTCGTCCTGCGCCCAGACGAGCTCGACGTCCGCGCCGTAGCGCGACAGCTCGGCCTTGAGCTCCTCGGCCGGGAACGGGTAGAGCCGCTCCAGGCGGACGATCGCCACGTCCGTGCGACCCTGCTTGTCCCGGGCCCCCGCCAGGTCGTAGTAGACCCGGCCCGAGCACAGGACCACCCGGCGCACGGCGGAGGGGTCGACCGTGGAGTCGCCGATGACCGGCCGGAACGCCCCCGAGGTGAACTCCTCCGCCGCCGAGGCCGCCGCCTTGAGCCGCAGCAGGGACTTCGGCGTGAAGACGACCAGCGGGCGGTGGCGGTTGGACAGGACCTGCCAGCGCAGCAGGTGGAAGTAGTTCGCCGGGCTGCTCGGCTGCGCGACCGTCATGTTGTCCAGCGCGCAGATCTGCAGGAACCGCTCGATGCGGGCCGAGGAGTGGTCCGGGCCCTGGCCCTCGTAGCCGTGCGGCAGCAGCAGCACGACCGAGGAGCGCTGGCCCCACTTCTGCTCGCCCGACGAGATGAACTCGTCGATGATCGACTGGGCGCCGTTGGCGAAGTCGCCGAACTGCGCCTCCCAGGCCACCAGGGCGTCCGGGCGCACGACGCTGTAGCCGTACTCGAAGCCCATCGCCGCGAACTCCGACAGCAGGGAGTCGTAGACGTAGAACTTCGTGGTGCCCTCGTTGAACGTCTTCAGCGGGGTGTGCTCCTCGCCGGTGACGCGGTCGACCAGGACGGCGTGCCGCTGGCCGAAGGTGCCGCGGCGGGAGTCCTGCCCGACCAGGCGGACCGGGTGTCCGTCGATGAGCAGGGAGCCGAACGCGAGGGTCTCGCCCATGGCCCAGTCGATGGAGTCCTCGGTGACCATCTGGCCGCGGCGCTGCAGCAGCGGCGCCAGGCGCGGGTGGACCGTGAAGCCGTCGGGCAGCGTGAGCTGGGTCTCGACGACCCGCTTGATCACTTCCTCTGAGATGCCCGTCGGGGTGTCCTCGTGCGACCAGGGCACGACCTCGCCCGGGGCGGGCTTGACGACCGCGCCCGGCTCCAGGGGCCTCTTGCCGGCCTCGCGGGTCTCGGTGAAGGCCCGCTCCAGCTGCTCCTGGTAGTCGCGCAGGGCCTGCTCGGCCTCCTCGACCGTGATGTCGCCCCGGCCGATCAGCGCCTCGGTGTAGAGCTTGCGGATCGACCGCTTGGCGTCGATCAGGTCGTACATCAGGGGCTGGGTGAAGCTGGGGTTGTCGGTCTCGTTGTGGCCGCGGCGGCGGTAGCAGACCAGGTCGATGACGACGTCCTTGCGGAACGCCTGGCGGTACTCGTAGGCCAGGCGGCCGACGCGCACCACGGCCTCGGGGTCGTCGCCGTTGACGTGGAAGATCGGCGCCTGGATCATGCGCGCGACGTCGGTGGCGTAGACGCTGGAGCGCGAGGACGCCGGCGAGGTGGTGAAGCCGACCTGGTTGTTGACCACGACGTGGACGGTGCCGCCGGTGCGGTAGCCGCGAAGCTGCGACAGGTGCAGCGTCTCGGCCACGACGCCCTGGCCGGCGAAGGCCGCGTCGCCGTGGACCAGCACGGGCAGGACGGTGAAGCCCTCCTCGCCGCGCTCCAGCAGGTCCTGCTTGGCGCGGACGACGCCCTCAAGGACGGGGTCGACCGCCTCCAGGTGGGAGGGGTTGGCCACGACCGAGCAGGCGATCTTGTTGCCGTCGGGGGCGGTGAAGTCGCCGGACGCGCCGAGGTGGTACTTCACGTCGCCGGAGCCGTGGGCGCTGCGCGGGTCGAGGTTGCCCTCGAACTCGCCGAAGACCTGGGCGTAGGACTTGCCGACGATGTTGGCGAGGACGTTCAGGCGGCCGCGGTGGGCCATGCCGATCACGACCTCGTCCAGGTTCTCCTCGGCGCCCGCGGAGATGACCGAGTCGAGCAGCGGGATCAGCGACTCGCCGCCCTCCA containing:
- a CDS encoding multifunctional oxoglutarate decarboxylase/oxoglutarate dehydrogenase thiamine pyrophosphate-binding subunit/dihydrolipoyllysine-residue succinyltransferase subunit yields the protein MSSESSRTNPLVNFGQNEWLVDELYQKYLQDPESVDRAWWNFFADYNPDSGTSRVPAPGGPNGETADAAAPTAAATVAPDKPAPAKAAPKAPKATTPAPPQSDKAAPHVEGEEVRLRGAAARTAANMDLSLAVPTATSVRAVPAKLLIDNRIVINNHLSRGRGGKVSFTHIIGYAIVKALAAMPEMNHSYAEVDGKPTLVRPAHVGLGLAIDVQKSDGSRQLLVPSIKNAETFDFRQFWMAYEEIVRKARGGKLGVDDFAGTTISLTNPGTIGTVHSVPRLMPGQGTIIGVGAMEYPAEYQGASPETLTRLAVSKVMTLTSTYDHRIIQGAQSGDFLRKIHQLLLGEHGFYDEIFQALRIPYEPVRWVPDISASHDDDVAKSARVIELIHAYRVRGHLMADTDPLEYNQRKHPDLDIKSHGLTLWDLEREFATGGFGGKPLMKLRDILGVLRDSYCRTVGIEYMHIQNPEERAWIQARVEKPHAKPTREEQLNILRRLNTSEAFETFLQTKYVGQKRFSLEGGESLIPLLDSVISAGAEENLDEVVIGMAHRGRLNVLANIVGKSYAQVFGEFEGNLDPRSAHGSGDVKYHLGASGDFTAPDGNKIACSVVANPSHLEAVDPVLEGVVRAKQDLLERGEEGFTVLPVLVHGDAAFAGQGVVAETLHLSQLRGYRTGGTVHVVVNNQVGFTTSPASSRSSVYATDVARMIQAPIFHVNGDDPEAVVRVGRLAYEYRQAFRKDVVIDLVCYRRRGHNETDNPSFTQPLMYDLIDAKRSIRKLYTEALIGRGDITVEEAEQALRDYQEQLERAFTETREAGKRPLEPGAVVKPAPGEVVPWSHEDTPTGISEEVIKRVVETQLTLPDGFTVHPRLAPLLQRRGQMVTEDSIDWAMGETLAFGSLLIDGHPVRLVGQDSRRGTFGQRHAVLVDRVTGEEHTPLKTFNEGTTKFYVYDSLLSEFAAMGFEYGYSVVRPDALVAWEAQFGDFANGAQSIIDEFISSGEQKWGQRSSVVLLLPHGYEGQGPDHSSARIERFLQICALDNMTVAQPSSPANYFHLLRWQVLSNRHRPLVVFTPKSLLRLKAAASAAEEFTSGAFRPVIGDSTVDPSAVRRVVLCSGRVYYDLAGARDKQGRTDVAIVRLERLYPFPAEELKAELSRYGADVELVWAQDEPLNMGPWPYLTLKITEDPGLLGGRGLRRVSRPANSSPAVGSHAAHDAELEHIIAESLG